The following proteins are co-located in the Myxococcus fulvus genome:
- a CDS encoding GlsB/YeaQ/YmgE family stress response membrane protein translates to MSLETILVWAVIGLIAGWLASAVVGGGYGLIGDIVVGVVGAFLGGFIFRALGAGTPFGGLAGTIFVAFIGAVVLLLILRAIHSTRVRRT, encoded by the coding sequence ATGTCTTTGGAAACGATTCTAGTGTGGGCGGTCATCGGCCTCATCGCCGGGTGGCTGGCGTCGGCCGTGGTCGGCGGGGGCTACGGGCTCATCGGCGACATCGTCGTGGGTGTGGTGGGAGCGTTCCTGGGCGGCTTCATCTTCCGTGCACTGGGGGCGGGCACTCCCTTCGGCGGACTCGCCGGGACCATCTTCGTGGCCTTCATCGGAGCGGTGGTGCTGCTGCTCATCCTGAGAGCCATCCACTCGACACGCGTCCGACGCACATGA